GGGAGTACAAATCAAATGCCTAGTGAAGAGTAGAGATTTAAAGCTTGGCTGATAATTCTAAGTCTGAGTACTGCTATTTGGTCTgatttccttaacccttgtgctatcttgtggggtccagatgcccccacccttacattgacatgttctctctaccatgacaacggtggataaaggtgaagaggatttcatgtaatccatggacaccagtgaagataaaaaaaaatcattgaagaaaaaaggttcagcacactgtcttgtggggtcagGGATGACCCACTTccaacgttgggagtggggtcatctgcaccccacaagacagcacaaggttTAAAGTGACCAACATTAAATGTTTGGTTTCATCCTCTGAGCTGCTGCACGTCACTAAAACGTCCTCTGGGTGCCGCTCTTTGCTTCACATCCGTGTAAATCCTGTCTTCCTCCCACTTTGTTAGTGAGAGGTAGCAGGTATCTCAACAGTgaagagcaaaacaaagactCAGGCACCATTTTCCATAAGAATATATATTCTGAATATATTTTATTACTTCATTTATTAGACTGGGAGGTTTGCgtgtcttttttttggcattataGACCCACCTACTGTCAAACTTGTTTTACGTCTTTTGCTTGTGGTTTCTCTCATTGACAACACTATCCAGTCATCTGTTGAAAGTGTTTAATGTGTCCCATGCAAAACAGTTTAGACTGCGCTGGAATCATCAAGTTCAGCGGAACATAAAACTGGAACAAATCCTTATTTGCTCAGAAAAGTCCTTGTAAAGAGGCTGAAAGAAAGGTGCATCATTAAACGACAGAATTGGTCACAGATGACTCAGCATTGGTCAAATCCTCCTGATTCACTCATTTTGACAAAGTGATGGATCAGTAccaatcaaagctggaggtcGAGCTGCAGTGAGTTCACACAGACGGCTTGGCTtcagtgatggagctgatgctGTGCGATGGCATCAAGTTGCTCCCGTTGATTGCAAAACGGTTCAGTGGGTAGATGCCACACTTACTAAAGCCTTCCTTCACAGTTCTGatgccttcttcttctttcgacagctggtatgtttttttaaagacgcTCGAAAACTCTTTCTTGCTCACCGCAAAGTGCGTGTTGGGAGCACTTGTGTCATCGGTGAGTGACGCAAAGCGTTGCTTTAGCTCCGCAAACAAACCGGCGTCGAGCGGCTGCAGGATGTGGGAGCAGTAAGGCGGGAGACAAAGAAGAACGATGTCCTCCTTGCGAGCGGATTCCACAACCTCCAGGTTCACAGGCGACTTGTGACCGTCGAAAATCAACACCAGTGGCCGCTCCTTGGGAGCCCAAACGAGGAAATGTTTAAGAAACCATTTCTTAAATAGGTCTGAATTAATGCATCCTGAGTCGGACCACCCGTAGAGGGCGTTCAGTGGGCCTTCCGTTTTGTAACACACCCCTCCTGGGTAGGCCTTGGAGTAGACGATGAATGGAGGAATGTCTTCTCCCGCTGCACTAAAGCAAACAAGGACAGACACGTGGTCTCTTGAACCTGCCACTGGCTTGCAGCCCAGACTGGTGGATTTGGGCAGATTAACCCTCTTCCTACCCAGCTGAAAGCCCAGCTCATGGCAGTTGTAAATTTGGTAGGGCTTGTCTCTGAGCCTGTGAGCTTCTATGACACTACTCAACAGGCAAAAAAACTGATCCACCGCCTCCTTCCTGACACACACTGTCCTCCCACGGACAATGCTGTCAGCTGGCTGAATGCTAATATTCTTTTCTTGTCGTTTCCGAAAATTAAGCCACCAAGTCTGACCCAGTTTGGAAAATGCCACCCGTCTGTGCTGCCGCTTATAAATTGAGGATGCGAAGGAAACTACCTGCTGCTTTGTGAGTGGGAATCCATGCTTGGACATGTATAAGGAGAATTCAACCAGCAACTGCTCATCCGCAGATGTTATGAGCTGAGCTGGTCCGCTGCGGCTCCCCGGTGTTACTCTCCCACTCACTCGGTCTCCGAGTGAAGACTTCGGGACTCCAAACTCCTTGGCAGCTTGTCTCACTGTGCACCTTCCCGACTTTACCTCTATCAAAGCCTTCTCCATGGCCTTCTCcgtccattttttctttttcttttggccaATTTTGTCCAGGTGGTTTCTTGATGGCATACTTTTTTCTGAGAGAGAAACAAAAGCAAGGGCTTGAATAATCTTCAGAAAGTATTTAACATAAGAAAGATTTgagatgcatttaaaaatggGATTTGGAAAAATTAATATGGTGCGccaataagaagaaaaaaacggagAAAACATGCTTTTAACCTCATTACATTTAATAACCTTAGACTAAATCAGGGATCTGGAATCTTTAGcgctaaaagagccattttggacagtttttttaCTGACCAAAAGCCACAAAGTCCCAAGAAAATGTACATTATTCCATTATTTATGATTTTGTGGCCATTAAACCAATAATTTACAAAATCTTGCTTAAATATTTACAAGATTTACATTGTaacaattttatatatttttctaaagagtaaaacaaattaaattctTTATGTTTGaccacaaaacacacaagttcctttcaaaatacaataaaaatctCAATTTTAAGGTGTAACAAAGttaaacatgacattttctatCATCATGCCCTTGTCGCGCCatcattctttttgttttttaaaccatcaaCACGCCAACAATGGTGtggaatctgattttttttaaaatctatataTAGAAATGTCtttgaagactctcattcatccaggttggttccattgtagtaggtttaggggatgttatctggacttggtttttaaagttagaagacgtttcacctcttatccaagatgagaattgacaaagcctcttggataagaggtgaaacgtcttctaactttaaaaaccaagtccagatgacagcccctaaacctactacaatatAAATAGAAATGCAATTCAATAATTTAAGAATATTGGCTCTGAACAGCACCTAGACACTTGAGCAGCAGAGGCTAAAAATAACTAAtcactgaaaataaatcaaactctttaacatcatttttctctgttaagtGATGTGCTAATAACATAAATGATAAAACAATCAACtaataaagatttaaataaactaCTAATCTATTACCTTATTTTCCAGAgtataagtctttttttttttcatagtctggccaggggtgcgacttatactccggaaaaTACTTAATATGTATTCAAATCATTAGCCGTTTCCTTCAAAGCCAAGAGCTAAAATGTAGGGATAAAAGGGCAGCACAAAGCTCCAGATCCTCAGGTTGCAGGTCCCTTGTCTAAATACCACTTTAAAAATTCTTGTTTATGTACACACCcatattttaattatattaGTATTTCAAAGCAATGTCAGTACTGTGAGCTTTTGTCCTGATCTGCTGGTGCATTTCCTGGTTTGTTATGTACAGATGTTTATTCTTTAAGAATCCTACGCCATGTAGCACTTTTGGGTATTTTTATGTATGCCTTCTTTATGCAAAGTGTGTAAAGTAAAGAAGTCAGTACTCCTCTATTTGTTCTTGGATAGAATTATCCATTGATGCAGCTTGAAACAAATAAGCAATTCTGCACATTTCTTGAACTTGTAATTAAAATGGCAAATGTATTCAATGTAAAGCAAAAAAGCGTGTTTGGAAAAGAATTGACTCTCATATTAACATATTTTGGTTAATAATGTTTGCTaacaaaacgaaaacaacataaaaccaCGTGCTTCTCTATATCAACACTTTACATTCCTCATGACTCATAGTTGTCTCGTCGTGACCATTGTGGGCAGCATCCACACaaaataactttcattttttgcaaacacaaaaccaaatgGTTAACGAACATAGTTTAACAACCCCAAAATAGTCAAAGATTTCGATAGATCAAAGTTTTACTGGAGTTCATCTTAAGTGACTGCCCAACATTGATACTTCCTGGTGCATTTGAACATGTCTCCATATTAGACTTAGAATATTAAAAGTAAGTCAAACAGGAGTTAAGCAGTAAAGAGTTTCTCGTACTATTTTGTAGTAGAGGAAAGGAGATGACTTGTCCAGGGCCGCTTGTTGTTGTTCCGTAGCTCCTGCGACCTCACCGTGCCATTTACTAACTACGATTTAATAAAGAAAGGACGTTTTTGACACATTAAAGCACAGGATAACAGTTCAGTCTACATGTTCCTAACCATACAGAAGTATATGCATTTCTATTAGCAGCAGAAATATCAAATTACACCACCACTTTTCCAAACTAAAGTCTAGCATGTGGCTGCTACATTCTGAGCTACACGGAACAAAACCGGAAGCCGCCCCCACCAGctggcttttcaaaataaagacacatttgATCAAGACACAAAGTCGTGGTCAACATCTGTAGTAATGAGAAGCAACTGGATCTGAAAGTGAAAACTGAAAGTAACgcaaaacaatttgaaatagTTTCTACAAATAAATTAATTGGACAAAAACCATTGCACTGTGCAAAAGTTTTAGGtaggctttaaaaataaagccgtaaataaataatgttttccAAGGGCTGTGTTAAAATTGTGTCTAATgtaaaatggttttaaagtcTATCTTAAGCTAAAGAAGTAATTCATGAAAAGAATTTCGaccttcagtttttttatgagaaacaactaaattattgttttctttacaatgtgttttaaataaaaacaaaataaataaataaatttttagtattttaggCTCTGTTTTGTTCtagaatctagccacaggggttgcaagccagttgcctctgtgccggtcccaagcccggataaatagagagggttgcgtcaggaagggcatccggcgtaaaaattgccaaaataaccatgcgaatcatccacaacactttagacataccggatcggtcgaggcccgggttaacaacgaccgccaccgatgctgttaacctacagggtgtcggtggaaatttgactactgttggtcgaagaaagaggggaggcagaagggcccgtggccagagagagaagggaaaaggcaggaacataggtttgagaatagggactcttaacgttggcacaatgacagggaaaggcagagagctggcagacatgatggagagaaggaaggtagatgtactgtgtgtgcaggagacaaggtggaagggcagcaaggcacgtagtattggaggaggatacaaactgttctatcgtggtgttgataggaagagaaacggggtaggtgtgattctgaagggggagtttgtaaacagtgttctagaggtgaaaagagtctcagacaggatgatgagcctaaagttagaaatcgaaggggtgatggtgaatgtagtcagtgggtatgcgccacaggttggctgtgagttagaagtgaaggagagattctggagtgagttggatgaggtcatagagagttttcccagaggagagagagttgttattggagcagactttaatgggcatgttggtgagggcaacagaggtgatgaggaggtgatgggcaggtttggtgtgaaggaaaggaatctggagggacagatggtggtggactttgcgaagaggatggaaatggctgtagtcaacacttacttccagaagagagaggaacatagagtgacatacagaagtggaggtaggagtactcaggtggactacatcctatgtagacgaggtcatttgagagaggttaatgactgcaaagtggtggtaggagagagtgtagccagacagcaccgcatggtggtgtgt
The DNA window shown above is from Oryzias latipes chromosome 14, ASM223467v1 and carries:
- the LOC101168728 gene encoding uncharacterized protein LOC101168728 isoform X2; its protein translation is MSSCWLNSPYTCPSMDSHSQSSSAAGEDIPPFIVYSKAYPGGVCYKTEGPLNALYGWSDSGCINSDLFKKWFLKHFLVWAPKERPLVLIFDGHKSPVNLEVVESARKEDIVLLCLPPYCSHILQPLDAGLFAELKQRFASLTDDTSAPNTHFAVSKKEFSSVFKKTYQLSKEEEGIRTVKEGFSKCGIYPLNRFAINGSNLMPSHSISSITEAKPSV
- the LOC101168728 gene encoding uncharacterized protein LOC101168728 isoform X1; the protein is MPSRNHLDKIGQKKKKKWTEKAMEKALIEVKSGRCTVRQAAKEFGVPKSSLGDRVSGRVTPGSRSGPAQLITSADEQLLVEFSLYMSKHGFPLTKQQVVSFASSIYKRQHRRVAFSKLGQTWWLNFRKRQEKNISIQPADSIVRGRTVCVRKEAVDQFFCLLSSVIEAHRLRDKPYQIYNCHELGFQLGRKRVNLPKSTSLGCKPVAGSRDHVSVLVCFSAAGEDIPPFIVYSKAYPGGVCYKTEGPLNALYGWSDSGCINSDLFKKWFLKHFLVWAPKERPLVLIFDGHKSPVNLEVVESARKEDIVLLCLPPYCSHILQPLDAGLFAELKQRFASLTDDTSAPNTHFAVSKKEFSSVFKKTYQLSKEEEGIRTVKEGFSKCGIYPLNRFAINGSNLMPSHSISSITEAKPSV